In Rhododendron vialii isolate Sample 1 chromosome 9a, ASM3025357v1, the following are encoded in one genomic region:
- the LOC131299888 gene encoding uncharacterized protein LOC131299888 encodes MAEEYKAGYPLAPANDYSRSDEEAFGATSSKRCRKKWKKWLLYGVAFAIFQTGIIVLFTLTVMKVRTPKFWLQSASVFNVQTTTTPSYNLTMNAVLAIKNTNFGPYKYDNTTVYFYHRGIPVGSAFVPKSKASFRSTKKVRVAVNLVSPTNLASNSQMAIDITSGVLPLTSQSELNGKVELMLVFKKKKAIDLNCTMGVVVSSQELQSVIKGNIEVELVYNFHVENGLSHFSSHLSYKNAKSSELDVV; translated from the exons ATGGCAGAGGAGTACAAAGCAGGCTATCCGTTGGCACCCGCCAACGATTATTCCCGGAGCGACGAAGAGGCGTTCGGAGCTACTTCCTCCAAACGCTGTCGCAAGAAGTGGAAGAAATGGTTGTTGTACGGCGTGGCCTTCGCCATTTTTCAAACCGGCATCATCGTACTCTTCACTTTGACGGTTATGAAAGTCCGGACTCCCAAATTCTGGCTTCAATCCGCTAGCGTTTTTAATGTTCAAACAACAACCACCCCCTCATACAATCTGACGATGAATGCTGTGCTAGCAATCAAGAACACCAATTTCGGCCCATATAAGTACGATAACACCACCGTCTATTTTTACCACAGGGGTATTCCAGTCGGGAGTGCATTTGTCCCGAAATCGAAGGCCAGTTTCCGATCCACCAAAAAGGTCAGGGTTGCAGTAAACCTGGTCTCGCCGACCAATTTAGCCAGTAACTCCCAAATGGCAATTGATATAACTTCTGGGGTTTTGCCTTTAACCAGCCAGTCTGAATTGAATGGAAAAGTGGAGCTAATGCTTGtgttcaaaaagaagaaagctaTAGACCTGAATTGCACCATGGGCGTCGTCGTATCATCGCAGGAGCTCCAGAGT GTTATTAAAGGCAACATTGAGGTTGAACTGGTATATAACTTTCACGTAGAGAATGGACTTTCGCATTTCAGCTCCCACTTATCGTACAAAAATGCGAAGTCCTCTGAACTAGATGTCGTGTGA